One Rosa chinensis cultivar Old Blush chromosome 3, RchiOBHm-V2, whole genome shotgun sequence DNA window includes the following coding sequences:
- the LOC112193691 gene encoding GPN-loop GTPase 3 codes for MGYAQLVIGPAGSGKSTYCSSLHQHCLDNGRTLHIVNLDPAAEHFDYPVALDIRELINLDDVMEELGLGPNGGLMYCMEHLEDNLDDWLAEGLEDYLDDDYLVFDCPGQIELFSHVPMLRNFVDHLKSKSFNVCAVYLLDSQFMTDVTKFISGCMASLSAMVQLELPHVNILSKMDLVTNKKDIEDFLNPEPQFLLSELNKRMAPQFAKLNKSLMELVDDYSMVSFVPLDLRKESSIRYVLAQIDTSIQFGEDADVKVKDFDLEDLENDS; via the exons ATGGGTTATGCACAGCTAGTTATTGGCCCTGCAGGCAGTGGCAAG TCCACTTATTGCTCCAGTTTGCACCAACACTGTTTAGATAATGGAAGGACTCTACATATTGTTAACTTAGATCCTGCTGCAGAGCATTTTGACTACCCTGTGGCTTTGG ATATCAGGGAGCTTATTAACTTGGATGATGTTATGGAGGAACTTGGACTGGGTCCCAATGGTGGACTTATGTACTGCATGGA ACACCTTGAAGATAATCTGGATGATTGGCTTGCAGAGGGATTGGAGGATTACCTGGATGATGACTACTTAGTTTTTGACTGCCCAG GCCAAATAGAACTTTTTTCTCATGTGCCTATGCTTCGGAACTTTGTGGACCATTTAAAGAGCAAGAGTTTCAACGTTTGTGCCGTATACTTGCTCGATTCACAG TTCATGACCGATGTGACCAAGTTTATCAGTGGGTGCATGGCATCTCTTTCTGCAATGGTTCAACTTGAATTACCGCATGTTAACATTCTCTCCAAAATGGACCTTGTGACGAACAAAAAGGATATTGAAGA tttcttgaatcCAGAGCCCCAATTTTTGTTGTCAGAGTTGAACAAACGCATGGCTCCTCAATTTGCAAAGCTTaacaagtctttgatggaactG GTTGATGATTATAGCATGGTGAGTTTTGTGCCACTTGACTTGAGGAAGGAGAGCAg CATAAGATATGTATTGGCTCAAATTGATACCTCGATTCAGTTCGGAGAAGATGCTGATGTGAAGGTTAAGGATTTTGATCTAGAAGATCTAGAAAACGACAGCTGA